The window AGCATGATAGGCGGCCATGGCACCTGACGGACCCGATCCAATAATGGCAATGTCAAACTCTTTCATCAGTAATTTTATAAATCATCAGGTTCTCTCTCAGGGATATCAGGACCGAATAAAATCAAATTTCCTTTTCCAGGATTAAATTCGTAGGTCAGCTCAATTTTATCAAGGTCTGCCTCATTTATGTTTAAGCAGGCATTATAAAAACTTTTATTGAAGCTCACGAGGAAAGACCCTGTGGATTGTTCAGAAGGGATTATTGGATCCACCAATTGAATGTTTTCAGCCAAGGCTCCATCTAGTTTTGTATATAGACTTAAAAAAATCTCAAGTTCATTTTTTTTCTCTTCGAAAACATAAGAAAGTGCAGTATTTATATCCTTTGCATTTTTTATAGTTTCACTTTTGAAGACCCACTTTTCTTGCATTATGAAGATGAATTTATTGTAAGAAATGTAATTGTAAAACCTTTAAATTAAAGAATAGCCCATTCATGATAAAATGAGGTAATTCTATTGAAAATATCCGTACTGATCAAAATTAAATAATTAAATTGAAACTGAATAAAAAAATCTTAATCGCTATTAAATAACAAACTGAAAATTGCGCTACTTTAAATTGCATTTCACAAAAAATCTTAATATTTCAGTGTGAAAATCTTTTAAAGCACGACAGGAAAGCTTAGTAATTTTGATTGGTACAAATTTAAAGGCCTATCATTTTTTTTGGTTAGCCTACTAGGGTTAAATATAGCCTGCTATCCTTTACTGATCGGGAAAGATGCGAACTTCAATTTTTATTTTTAAAGATGATTTTTCTTTCAATAAACCGTAACAAACAATTCATTTCTCATAAAATAACCTTTAATAAATGAAACCAATTGTTCAAATTAGTTTAGACCTAACCAACATTGATGAAGCTTTAGAAACGGCTGCTCTAGCCATGCGTGCGGGAGTAGATTGGTTGGAAGCAGGAACCCCGTTAATATTGGCGGAAGGTCTTCATGGCGTCAGAAAACTTAGGGAAGCCTTTCCTAATACGCCTATTGTAGCAGATTTAAAAACCATGGATGGTGGATACCTTGAAGCTGAAATGATGGCCAAGGCAGGTGCTACCCATGTGGTGGTTATGGCTAGAGCCCATGAAGAAACCATCAAATGTGTGGTGCAAGCAGGGAAAGACCATGGTGCAAAAGTCATGGGGGATAATTTAGGTTGTCCGGATATGGTGGCCGGAGCAAAATTCCTCGAAGATCATGGATGTGATTATATTGTCCATCACATTGGTTATGATGAAAGAAGGGGAATTGCTGCACAAGGCAAAAGAATGCCTAGTCCCCTAGACCAATTGGAAGAAATTGTAGCAGCTGTTAGTGTACCCGTTCAGGCGGTTGGTGGTTTAAGTTTAGAACAAGCCATTTCTACGCCTAAATATGGAGCACCACTTGTTGTGCTCGGAGCTCCTTTAACTATTGATGCAGATGCTTTTAAGACTGCTGATGGGGACCTGGAAGCTTCATTAAGAAAAATATGCGATGCCATCCATGCTTATGGAGATGTAAAAATATAATCAGAATTAAAAATATTAAATAATGAAAGCAGCAGCTGTAGTAAATTATGCGGAAGCCAAAGGTTCCGTTGAAATAAGAGAAATTGAACAACCTGAAATAGGAGAGGGAGAAGTATTGTTAGAAGTGGCCAATGTTGGAGTCTGTGGCAGTGATCTGCATCAATGGACTTCAGACCACAGTTGGCCGGTAAATTATCCGGTGGTATTAGGCCATGAATTTGGAGGGAAAATTATAGAAGTAGGGCCTAGAGTAGAAGGTTGGAATGTTGGTGATAGGGTGGTAAGTGAAACTGCAGCCGTAATAGATCCATT of the Cyclobacterium marinum DSM 745 genome contains:
- a CDS encoding orotidine 5'-phosphate decarboxylase / HUMPS family protein; its protein translation is MKPIVQISLDLTNIDEALETAALAMRAGVDWLEAGTPLILAEGLHGVRKLREAFPNTPIVADLKTMDGGYLEAEMMAKAGATHVVVMARAHEETIKCVVQAGKDHGAKVMGDNLGCPDMVAGAKFLEDHGCDYIVHHIGYDERRGIAAQGKRMPSPLDQLEEIVAAVSVPVQAVGGLSLEQAISTPKYGAPLVVLGAPLTIDADAFKTADGDLEASLRKICDAIHAYGDVKI